One part of the Alosa alosa isolate M-15738 ecotype Scorff River chromosome 4, AALO_Geno_1.1, whole genome shotgun sequence genome encodes these proteins:
- the rcc2 gene encoding protein RCC2 homolog, whose protein sequence is MPRKKVTDVSGNGGTKRKRSGGRKKDREFSSDDEFDDFEQENTKKPGRTVPKTGLQPITVADDVKEKIKLELPKGKGQLVIFGATNWDLIGRKEVPKQQAAYRNLGQNLWGPHRYGCLNDVQVSTVVSGPCAAHSLLITVDGKLFSWGRNEKGQLGHGDTKRLDAPKLVEVLAKEVIVSAACGRNHTLALTETGTCYSFGENKLGQLGQGSQTDAVLSPATVLYNGQPLVKVACGAEFSMVVDCKGNIYSFGMPEYGQLGHNSDGKFIARAQRIEFDCELIPRRVAIFIEKTKDGQVLPVPNVVARDIACGANHTLVMDSQKRVFSWGFGGYGRLGHAEQKDEMVPRLVKLFDFPGRGASQIYCGYQCSFAVSELGGLFFWGITNTSRESTMYPKAVQDLSGWKVRKLACGKSSIIIAADESVISWGPSPTFGELGYGDNKPKSSTTAQEVKSLDGIYAEQVVMGYAHTLVIARHESEEEQEKLKKLPEYNPRTL, encoded by the exons ATGCCCCGCAAGAAGGTGACTGATGTCTCAGGGAATGGAGGAACAAAAAGGAAGAGATCAGGAGGCCGTAAGAAAGACAGGGAGTTCAGCAGCGACGACGAGTTTGATGACTTTGAGCAAGAGAACACTAAGAAGCCAGGCAGGACCGTCCCAAAGACAGGCCTGCAACCTATCACTGTGGCCGATGACGTGAAAGAAAAGATT AAACTCGAACTTCCCAAAGGCAAGGGTCAACTGGTCATTTTCGGAGCCACCAACTGGGACCTGATTGGGAGAAAGGAGGTGCCAAAACAGCAAG CTGCTTACAGGAACTTGGGCCAGAACCTGTGGGGGCCTCATCGCTATGGATGCCTTAATGATGTGCAGGTCAGCACTGTCGTGTCGGGGCCCTGTGCTGCTCACAGCCTCCTCATCACCGTAGATGGAAAACTGTTTAGTTGGG GTCGTAATGAGAAGGGCCAACTGGGACATGGGGACACCAAACGCTTGGATGCCCCCAAACTGGTGGAGGTGCTTGCCAAGGAAGTGATCGTGTCCGCTGCCTGTGGACGTAACCACACTCTGGCTCTTACAG AAACCGGTACTTGCTACTCATTTGGAGAGAACAAACTTGGACAGCTCGGTCAGGGCAGTCAGACAGATGCAGTTCTAAGCCCTGCCACA GTGCTGTACAATGGACAGCCCCTGGTCAAGGTGGCATGTGGGGCAGAGTTCAGCATGGTTGTGGACTGCAAGGGCAACATCTACTCCTTCGGAATGCCAGAGTATGGCCAGTTAG GCCACAATTCAGATGGGAAGTTCATTGCTCGGGCTCAGCGCATTGAGTTTGACTGTGAGCTCATCCCTCGACGGGTTGCCATCTTCATTGAGAAGACAAAGGACGGGCAGGTGCTACCTGTGCCCAACGTGGTTGCACGGGATATAGCCTGTGGTGCCAATCACACG TTGGTGATGGACTCCCAGAAGCGCGTGTTCTCGTGGGGCTTCGGAGGCTATGGGCGTTTAGGACACGCAGAGCAAAAGGATGAGATGGTGCCACGTTTAGTCAAGCTCTTTGACTTCCCAGGCCGTGGGGCCTCTCAGATATACTGTGGATATCAGTGTTCCTTTGCTGTTAGTGAGCTGG GGGGGCTCTTTTTCTGGGGCATCACCAACACCTCTCGGGAGTCCACCATGTACCCTAAAGCTGTGCAGGACCTGAGTGGATGGAAGGTCCGCAAACTCGCTTGCGG CAAGAGCAGCATAATCATCGCTGCTGATGAAAGCGTCATCAGCTGGGGTCCCTCTCCCACCTTTGGGGAACTG GGGTATGGAGACAACAAGCCCAAGTCTTCCACCACAGCCCAGGAGGTTAAAAGCTTGGATGGGATCTATGCAGAACAG GTAGTGATGGGCTATGCACACACCTTAGTTATTGCCCGTCATGAGTCAGAGGAGGAACAAGAGAAGCTGAAGAAGCTACCAGAGTACAACCCCCGCACACTCTGA